The following proteins are co-located in the Acidobacteriota bacterium genome:
- a CDS encoding molybdopterin-dependent oxidoreductase encodes AHGFYRTPGVHFDRAAGQGTPFHYFAQGGGLVQVEVDLISGCARLLKVHIVHETGRSLNLAVDRGQIAGAFVQGFGWCTIEEEAFDAAGRWLAVSPSTYKIPTIRDVPDDFVIETVERDLHHASVLGSKAIGEPPLVYGEAAWFAVKDAIESLTGHRREAALTHPATPDAVLAAVASLLSHA; translated from the coding sequence GCGCCCACGGCTTTTACCGCACGCCGGGCGTCCACTTCGACCGGGCGGCGGGGCAGGGGACGCCGTTCCACTACTTCGCCCAGGGCGGCGGCCTGGTCCAGGTCGAAGTGGACCTCATCAGCGGCTGCGCGCGCCTGCTCAAGGTGCACATCGTCCACGAGACCGGCCGGTCTCTGAACCTGGCGGTGGATCGGGGCCAGATCGCCGGCGCGTTCGTGCAGGGCTTCGGCTGGTGCACCATCGAGGAAGAGGCGTTCGACGCAGCCGGGCGCTGGCTGGCCGTCTCGCCGTCCACGTACAAGATCCCCACGATCCGCGACGTGCCCGACGACTTCGTCATCGAGACCGTGGAGCGGGACCTGCACCACGCCAGCGTGCTGGGGAGCAAGGCCATCGGCGAGCCGCCGCTCGTTTACGGCGAGGCGGCCTGGTTCGCCGTCAAGGACGCCATCGAGTCGCTGACGGGGCACCGCCGCGAGGCGGCGCTGACCCACCCGGCCACCCCCGATGCGGTGCTCGCCGCCGTCGCCTCGCTGCTGTCGCATGCGTGA
- a CDS encoding four helix bundle protein, whose protein sequence is MFDHEKLDVYRASLDFVKLTSTLLDNSNPSIRHIRDHLGRAALSIPLNIAEGNGKRSPRERRRFFEIARGSTMECAASLDVLASLAGGLAAEVNDGKGLLSRIVAMLTRMTMPRRRLVQEDRRPANDPFDGQRR, encoded by the coding sequence GTGTTCGATCATGAAAAACTCGACGTCTACCGGGCCAGTCTGGATTTTGTCAAACTGACCTCGACGCTGCTGGACAACTCAAATCCCTCCATTCGCCATATTCGCGACCATTTGGGCCGCGCCGCTCTCTCGATCCCCCTGAACATTGCCGAAGGCAATGGAAAGCGCTCACCCCGGGAACGGCGGCGTTTCTTCGAAATTGCCCGGGGATCGACGATGGAGTGCGCCGCCAGCCTGGATGTTCTGGCATCACTCGCCGGGGGGTTGGCCGCCGAAGTCAATGACGGAAAAGGGCTCCTGAGTCGCATCGTCGCCATGCTGACCCGGATGACAATGCCGAGGAGGCGGCTGGTTCAGGAAGATAGACGCCCGGCCAACGATCCATTCGATGGGCAGAGACGGTAG
- a CDS encoding FAD-dependent oxidoreductase: protein MSEKKNGFLTPARLREEILRCEFCEEKPCREACPVHCSPADFIMAARVGAPSDFRRAAAVIMGSNPLGGICGAVCPDTHCMAACSRKLFDRPIEIPAVQAAIVQRAKDLGVMPAFASAPATSRHVAVVGAGPAGLAAAATLAQWGHAVTVFEREEKAGGMCRLIPEKRLDPRILETDIEFLAGLGRIAFQFGHAVARPAELLATGCDAVVVATGLDRPVRLGIRGENLAADWLSYLRAPRRVPVRGRDVAVVGGGAVAVDCALAARRHGAASVELICLEQLDEMPLTAAERQWLLDAGLAVTGRSRITGISRQADGRLNVGVRRVRLPKGKKFHPRLVADDPGAAPVRRRFDAVVIAIGARPGLETPRTRGVFYAGDLVNGPTTVVEAAAAGKNVAQAVHAWLAGEQAPRVDKSVKSRVELAGRRLVPVPLNTAFFGRAIVSPFLLSAAPPTDGYEQMRRAYAAGWAGGVMKTAFDGVPIHIPGAYMYVLNDRTYGNCDNVSSHSLDRVCDEVARLVREYPDRLTMASTGGPVTGDDAADRAVWQSNTRKLEAAGAMGIEYSLSCPQGGDGTHGDIVSQNAALTARIIGWILEGGDPRVPKLFKLTGAVTAIQPIVTAIRSVLERHPAARAGITLANTFPSLGFRPGADGRWAEGAVIGLSGEGVLPISYLTLAKAGALGVPISGNGGPMDYLGAAYFLALGAETVQFCTVAMKYGLGIVDDLHAGLSHLLQALGMVSVAELVGLLQPHPIRDFMELSAEKQISAVDRELCRHCGNCTRCPYLAIELDDEKVPRTDPARCVGCSLCAQKCFSGALHMRPRTAEEAAALRES, encoded by the coding sequence ATGAGTGAAAAGAAGAACGGGTTCCTTACGCCGGCCAGGTTGCGCGAGGAGATTTTGCGCTGCGAGTTCTGCGAGGAGAAGCCGTGCCGCGAGGCTTGCCCGGTCCACTGCTCGCCGGCCGATTTCATCATGGCCGCCCGCGTGGGGGCCCCATCCGACTTCCGCCGCGCCGCCGCGGTGATCATGGGCTCCAACCCGCTGGGCGGCATCTGCGGCGCGGTCTGCCCCGACACCCACTGTATGGCCGCCTGCTCGCGCAAGCTCTTCGATCGCCCCATCGAGATTCCGGCGGTGCAGGCCGCCATCGTGCAGCGGGCCAAGGACCTCGGGGTCATGCCCGCGTTCGCGTCCGCGCCCGCGACCTCCCGGCATGTGGCGGTGGTGGGCGCCGGGCCGGCGGGCCTGGCGGCCGCGGCCACCCTGGCCCAGTGGGGCCACGCGGTCACCGTTTTCGAGCGGGAGGAAAAAGCCGGCGGGATGTGTCGGCTCATCCCCGAGAAGCGGCTGGATCCACGCATCCTGGAGACGGACATCGAATTCCTCGCCGGCCTCGGGCGGATCGCCTTCCAGTTCGGCCACGCCGTGGCGCGGCCTGCCGAGTTGCTCGCCACCGGCTGCGATGCGGTGGTCGTGGCCACCGGCCTCGACCGCCCGGTGCGCCTGGGCATCCGCGGCGAGAACCTGGCCGCCGACTGGCTGAGCTATCTGCGCGCGCCGCGGCGCGTCCCCGTGCGCGGCCGTGACGTGGCCGTCGTCGGCGGCGGGGCCGTGGCCGTGGACTGCGCCCTGGCGGCCCGGCGCCACGGCGCCGCGAGCGTGGAGCTCATCTGCCTGGAGCAGCTCGACGAGATGCCGCTGACCGCCGCCGAGCGCCAGTGGCTGCTCGACGCCGGCCTGGCCGTCACCGGGCGTTCCCGGATCACCGGCATCAGCCGTCAGGCGGACGGCCGCCTCAACGTGGGCGTCCGGCGGGTGCGGCTTCCCAAGGGGAAGAAATTCCATCCCCGCCTCGTGGCGGACGACCCCGGCGCGGCGCCCGTCCGGCGCCGGTTCGACGCCGTGGTCATCGCCATCGGCGCCCGGCCCGGCCTCGAGACGCCCCGGACGCGCGGCGTGTTCTACGCGGGCGACCTGGTCAACGGGCCCACCACCGTGGTCGAGGCGGCCGCCGCCGGCAAGAACGTCGCCCAGGCGGTGCACGCCTGGCTGGCCGGCGAACAGGCGCCCCGGGTGGACAAGTCCGTCAAGAGCCGCGTCGAGCTGGCCGGCCGGCGGCTCGTGCCGGTGCCCCTGAACACGGCGTTCTTCGGCCGGGCCATCGTTTCGCCGTTCCTGCTGTCGGCGGCGCCGCCCACCGACGGCTACGAGCAGATGCGCCGCGCGTACGCAGCCGGCTGGGCCGGCGGGGTGATGAAGACCGCGTTCGACGGCGTGCCCATCCACATCCCGGGCGCCTACATGTATGTACTCAACGACCGCACGTACGGCAACTGCGACAACGTGTCAAGCCACTCGCTGGACCGGGTCTGCGACGAGGTGGCCCGGCTGGTGCGGGAGTACCCCGACCGCCTGACCATGGCGTCCACCGGCGGGCCCGTCACGGGCGACGACGCGGCGGACCGCGCGGTGTGGCAGTCCAACACCCGCAAGCTCGAGGCTGCCGGCGCCATGGGGATCGAGTACAGCCTCTCCTGTCCCCAGGGCGGCGATGGCACCCATGGCGACATCGTCTCGCAGAACGCGGCGCTCACCGCCCGGATCATCGGTTGGATCCTCGAGGGCGGCGACCCGCGCGTGCCGAAGCTCTTCAAGCTCACCGGCGCGGTGACGGCGATCCAGCCCATCGTGACGGCGATCCGCAGCGTGCTGGAACGGCACCCGGCGGCCCGGGCCGGGATCACCCTGGCCAACACGTTTCCGAGCCTCGGCTTCCGCCCCGGCGCCGACGGCCGCTGGGCCGAGGGCGCGGTCATCGGCCTGTCGGGCGAGGGGGTGCTCCCCATCAGCTACCTGACGCTGGCCAAGGCGGGCGCGCTGGGCGTGCCCATCTCCGGCAACGGCGGGCCCATGGACTACCTTGGCGCGGCCTACTTCCTGGCGCTGGGCGCCGAGACGGTTCAGTTCTGCACCGTGGCCATGAAGTACGGCCTCGGCATCGTCGACGACCTGCACGCCGGACTCAGCCACCTGCTGCAGGCCTTGGGGATGGTGTCGGTGGCCGAGCTGGTCGGCCTGCTCCAGCCGCACCCGATCCGCGACTTCATGGAGCTGTCGGCGGAAAAACAAATCTCCGCGGTGGACCGGGAGCTGTGCCGGCACTGCGGGAACTGCACGCGCTGTCCGTACCTGGCCATCGAGCTCGACGACGAGAAAGTCCCGCGGACCGATCCGGCCCGCTGCGTGGGCTGCTCGCTCTGTGCCCAGAAGTGCTTCTCCGGCGCGCTGCACATGCGGCCGCGCACCGCCGAGGAGGCCGCCGCGCTCCGCGAAAGCTGA
- a CDS encoding C_GCAxxG_C_C family protein → MHKVKLAAALSQEGFNCAQAVIGAYGPELGLSRDLAMGVAAGFGGGLGRTAGVCGAVSGAVMALGLRHGARAGADTDTKERAYALTKEFLARFAARHGTVLCRELLGVDVGTAEGLTRARTEGKFKTLCPNFVRTAAELLEEML, encoded by the coding sequence ATGCACAAGGTGAAATTGGCGGCGGCGCTGTCCCAGGAGGGGTTCAACTGCGCCCAGGCGGTCATCGGCGCCTACGGCCCGGAGCTGGGCCTGTCCCGCGATCTGGCGATGGGCGTGGCCGCCGGGTTCGGCGGCGGGCTGGGGCGCACCGCCGGGGTATGCGGCGCGGTGAGCGGGGCGGTGATGGCCCTGGGGCTGCGGCACGGGGCCCGCGCCGGCGCCGACACCGACACGAAGGAGCGCGCGTACGCGCTGACGAAGGAATTCCTGGCGCGGTTTGCCGCCCGCCACGGCACCGTGCTGTGCCGCGAGCTGCTGGGCGTGGATGTGGGCACAGCCGAGGGGCTGACGCGCGCCCGCACCGAGGGGAAGTTCAAGACCCTCTGTCCCAACTTCGTCCGCACCGCTGCCGAGCTGCTGGAGGAGATGCTTTAA
- a CDS encoding M20/M25/M40 family metallo-hydrolase, which produces MSVRYVSLNVLLILAAAGFITGAGVHHDLAVRLTPAAGTLAVSDTVVFPATGADAVRFLLHDGLEPRIETLGYTLRRLERRPGPADFPALPAAWRQPADIPVALYEIVRTFETGAEWRFTLSYAGAIRHPVIQAAAEYARGFSETPGIIAAEGAYLAGSSHWVPWFGPQLVTFFLAAEVPADWDAVSQGRRIRHEREGAARHATWQCSHPSEEVYLVAGPFTEYARPAGPAVAMAFLRTPDPALADRYLGVTASYMDMYQKLIGPFPFEKFALVENFWETGYGMPSFTLLGEKVIRFPFILHSSYPHELLHNYWGNGVYVDMAAGNWCEGLTAYLADHLIAEQRGQGEEYRRATLQKYADYVNATNDIPLTAFRSRHDAASEAVGYGKSMMLFHMLRRDIGDAAFTETLRSFYRDNRFRRAAFADFAHAASAAAGRDLQPFFDQWVTRAGAPVLRLESATAAPAGDGWRLAFRLAQTQGGAPFALDVPVAVTLEGEVSPWRVTVPLPTAGADFELDLPRRPLRLDVDPQFDLFRRLDRAEIPPALSRAFGAGRVWLVLPAAAPPETLAGYRRLAEGWAAERPGQMTVVTDKKLSKLPRGGAVWLLGWENTFRPVVERAAAGYGLKLGTADVAVGDQSLARSGHSVVVTARHPDDPAGVLVWLGADPPAALPGLGRKLPHYGKYSYLAFEGDEPANVLKGQWPAVGSPLSAVVATAAGAAPELPPPARLPARKALAELPPSFSAGNMTGHVQTLAAPEMEGRGLGSAGLARAADYIAAQFEAAGLRPGGDSGGWLQRWTEPGGPDNRPMEMANVIGVLPGARPDWAGQSVVVCAHYDHLGRGWPDVHQGDEGKIHPGADDNASGVAVLLELARVMVQEAPPERPVIFAAFTGEESGRRGSRHYLEVPGAYPPERIMGAVNLDTVGRLGERKLLVLGGASAREWVHIAMGCSYVTGVTSELVGQELDGSDHASFIARGIPAVQLFSGPHADYHRPGDTADRVDADGLVKVAAFAREAVRYLAERAEPLTRPAPTVRSPAAAATARANDGSVAPTAGRRVTLGTMPDFAFAGPGVKVAAVTPDSPAAAAGIRPGDVITALDGQAVNTLAEYAAALRGRQPGDTVTVTLRRDGAELTIAATLAAR; this is translated from the coding sequence ATGTCCGTGCGATACGTCAGTCTGAACGTCCTGTTGATCCTGGCCGCCGCCGGCTTCATCACCGGCGCCGGTGTTCATCACGACCTGGCGGTCCGGCTGACGCCGGCGGCCGGCACCCTTGCGGTGAGCGACACCGTCGTCTTTCCCGCCACGGGCGCCGATGCCGTCCGCTTCCTGCTGCACGACGGCCTGGAGCCCCGCATCGAGACGCTGGGCTACACGCTGCGGCGCCTGGAGCGGCGGCCGGGCCCGGCGGATTTTCCCGCTCTGCCGGCGGCGTGGCGCCAGCCCGCCGACATTCCCGTGGCGCTCTACGAGATCGTCCGCACCTTCGAGACCGGCGCCGAGTGGCGGTTCACCCTGAGCTACGCCGGAGCCATCCGGCATCCCGTCATCCAGGCCGCGGCGGAGTACGCGCGCGGCTTCAGCGAAACGCCCGGGATCATCGCCGCCGAAGGGGCATACCTGGCGGGCAGCTCGCACTGGGTGCCGTGGTTCGGCCCGCAGCTGGTCACCTTCTTCCTCGCCGCGGAAGTGCCGGCCGACTGGGACGCGGTGAGCCAGGGCCGGCGCATCCGGCATGAGCGCGAGGGCGCCGCGCGCCACGCCACGTGGCAGTGCTCCCACCCGTCCGAGGAGGTTTACCTTGTGGCCGGCCCCTTCACCGAGTACGCCCGGCCCGCCGGCCCGGCCGTCGCCATGGCTTTCCTGCGGACGCCTGATCCCGCGCTGGCCGACCGTTACCTCGGCGTCACCGCCAGCTACATGGACATGTACCAGAAACTGATCGGCCCGTTCCCGTTCGAAAAGTTCGCCCTGGTGGAAAATTTCTGGGAGACCGGCTACGGCATGCCCTCCTTCACCCTGCTCGGCGAGAAGGTGATCCGCTTCCCGTTCATCCTCCATTCCTCCTACCCCCACGAGTTGCTCCACAATTACTGGGGCAACGGCGTCTACGTGGACATGGCCGCGGGCAACTGGTGCGAGGGCCTGACCGCCTATCTGGCCGACCATCTCATCGCCGAGCAGCGCGGTCAGGGCGAGGAGTACCGCCGCGCCACGCTGCAGAAATATGCCGACTACGTGAACGCGACGAACGATATCCCCCTCACCGCCTTCCGCAGCCGCCACGACGCGGCCAGCGAGGCCGTGGGGTACGGCAAATCGATGATGCTCTTCCACATGCTCCGCCGGGACATCGGCGACGCCGCGTTCACCGAGACGCTCCGATCGTTTTACCGCGACAACCGGTTCCGCCGCGCCGCCTTTGCCGATTTCGCGCACGCCGCTTCGGCCGCCGCCGGCCGGGACCTGCAGCCCTTCTTCGACCAGTGGGTGACGCGCGCCGGCGCGCCGGTGCTGCGGCTCGAGTCGGCGACGGCGGCGCCGGCCGGCGACGGCTGGCGGCTGGCGTTCCGCCTGGCCCAGACGCAGGGCGGCGCGCCGTTCGCGCTGGACGTCCCCGTCGCGGTGACGCTGGAAGGGGAGGTGTCGCCGTGGCGCGTCACCGTGCCCCTGCCCACTGCGGGCGCCGACTTCGAGCTGGACCTCCCCCGGCGGCCGCTGCGGCTGGACGTGGACCCGCAGTTCGACCTCTTCCGCCGGCTGGACCGGGCCGAGATTCCGCCGGCGCTGTCCCGGGCGTTCGGCGCCGGCCGGGTGTGGCTGGTCCTGCCGGCCGCCGCGCCGCCGGAGACGCTGGCCGGCTACCGGCGCCTGGCGGAAGGATGGGCCGCGGAGCGCCCCGGCCAGATGACCGTGGTCACCGACAAGAAGCTGTCGAAGCTGCCCCGTGGCGGCGCCGTCTGGCTGCTGGGGTGGGAGAATACCTTCCGCCCGGTCGTCGAGCGGGCGGCCGCCGGGTACGGCCTGAAGCTCGGGACGGCCGACGTCGCCGTTGGCGATCAGTCGCTGGCCCGGTCCGGCCACAGTGTCGTCGTCACGGCCCGCCATCCGGATGACCCCGCAGGCGTGCTCGTCTGGCTCGGCGCCGATCCGCCGGCGGCCCTGCCGGGTCTCGGGCGCAAGCTCCCCCACTACGGCAAGTACAGCTACCTCGCGTTCGAAGGGGATGAGCCCGCCAACGTGCTCAAGGGGCAGTGGCCCGCGGTGGGCTCGCCGCTGAGCGCCGTGGTCGCCACGGCTGCCGGCGCCGCGCCGGAGCTCCCTCCGCCCGCCCGCCTGCCGGCGCGCAAGGCGCTGGCGGAATTGCCGCCGTCGTTTTCCGCCGGCAACATGACGGGTCACGTGCAGACTCTCGCCGCACCGGAGATGGAGGGCCGCGGCCTCGGCTCGGCCGGCCTGGCGCGCGCCGCCGACTACATCGCCGCGCAGTTCGAAGCGGCGGGGCTCCGTCCCGGCGGCGACAGCGGCGGCTGGCTGCAGCGCTGGACGGAACCCGGCGGGCCCGACAACCGGCCGATGGAAATGGCCAATGTCATCGGCGTCCTGCCCGGCGCGCGGCCCGACTGGGCCGGGCAGTCGGTGGTGGTGTGCGCCCACTACGACCACTTGGGCCGGGGTTGGCCCGACGTCCACCAGGGCGACGAGGGCAAGATCCACCCCGGCGCCGACGACAACGCCAGCGGCGTGGCCGTGCTGCTGGAGCTGGCCCGGGTGATGGTCCAGGAAGCGCCGCCGGAGCGCCCGGTGATCTTCGCCGCCTTCACCGGCGAGGAGAGCGGCCGGCGCGGCTCGCGGCATTACCTGGAAGTGCCCGGCGCCTATCCGCCGGAGCGGATCATGGGCGCCGTCAACCTGGACACCGTGGGCCGCCTGGGCGAGCGCAAGCTCCTGGTGCTGGGCGGCGCGTCCGCCCGCGAGTGGGTGCACATCGCCATGGGCTGCAGCTACGTCACCGGCGTGACTTCGGAACTGGTCGGACAGGAGCTGGACGGCAGCGACCACGCCAGCTTCATCGCCCGGGGTATCCCGGCGGTGCAGCTCTTCTCCGGCCCCCACGCCGACTACCACCGTCCCGGCGACACCGCCGACCGCGTGGACGCCGACGGCCTGGTCAAGGTGGCCGCGTTCGCCCGCGAGGCGGTGCGCTACCTGGCCGAGCGCGCCGAGCCGCTGACGCGCCCGGCGCCGACCGTGCGGTCTCCGGCCGCGGCCGCTACGGCCCGGGCCAACGACGGATCCGTCGCGCCGACCGCGGGTCGCCGCGTCACCCTGGGCACCATGCCCGATTTCGCCTTCGCCGGCCCGGGGGTGAAGGTGGCCGCCGTGACGCCGGATTCGCCCGCCGCGGCGGCGGGCATCCGGCCTGGTGACGTGATCACCGCCCTCGACGGCCAGGCCGTGAATACGCTGGCGGAGTATGCCGCCGCGCTGCGCGGTCGCCAGCCGGGCGACACGGTCACGGTCACGCTGCGCCGCGACGGGGCGGAGCTCACGATCGCCGCGACCCTGGCGGCGCGCTGA
- a CDS encoding SpoIIE family protein phosphatase has translation MKLPLLRAIYLGTAIAVVAVTSAFIVWHLSNLRGSYSAGLIMQGGYNQPNDESPKWLDALVPSPGQITGILPGSSAEAAGLGTRDHVIAINGIPIDDSETISELDRTVRSGDTVSYTVRSGERERVVRLRLIPTLSGFRPWFSLITDLLVAAAFLGIGFLVFTRRAEDLRARLFFIFSMSAGCSYLLIPIILQPNLSPIGIRFVAVGMYALSLPIMVIVTYLLSTSLLHLALVFPKPLRLVQRRPELSAWIYALPVTLIALLFLTGLFVGLLEGLFNDGMTRLGPFVGLVLLGAAAALAVRLRQRFSEGGWLTGWVRHPWPTAACTIIVYLALTVGGLGLLAGIGLSDGLPVGWGFLLIGSVLLAFIAIPFVYPGLACVALVAGYRQADVEEKRQLRWPLWGTIVALAGTVLVGLTVYVFTLLPLGGIGRHLNMSYLVIKALYVLIPISFAIGIFKYRLMDIDVIIRKTVIYTAVTGILLVAFFAQAAVAGAFLALLTGTQSLWGIVLATLGAGALLLPLHRRVQRFVDRRFFKSKFDYPRALAAMEHAAAEATERGVLTRRLAEMTLAAMHCRALAVFLQTDASRSYRIVEAIGMPDGWAERGLLAAEAAFADSRTVHREELAPAAARLWQKMGLEVAAPVRVGGAAAGLLAVGRKQPARHLEEEDLDFLVQAAGVLGDGLARLRLRQQHQDLELARDIQRQLLPQQIPVRAGMEIAAAWQPSRGVGGDYYDVIELGDGRLAVALADVAGKGMSAALLMSNQQAALRALTGLGLPPRELCERLNRTLHPQMPAGRFITLFYAEYDPASRRLTYVNAGHCPPLLVRPDGRAQRLEEGGLFLGPFPKRGYVQGAVELAPGDRLVLYTDGVAEAEDGRQEQFGEDRLLAMVRDGIVLSAAELVRRIEAAVQDHCNGEPQDDLTLLVLAVV, from the coding sequence GTGAAGCTGCCGCTCCTTCGGGCCATCTATCTTGGGACCGCCATCGCAGTCGTGGCGGTCACGTCGGCGTTCATCGTCTGGCACCTGTCCAACCTTCGCGGCAGCTACTCGGCCGGCCTGATCATGCAAGGCGGCTACAACCAGCCGAATGATGAGAGCCCGAAATGGCTGGATGCGCTTGTCCCCTCCCCGGGCCAGATCACGGGGATTCTGCCCGGATCCTCCGCCGAGGCGGCGGGGCTCGGCACCCGCGACCACGTGATCGCCATCAACGGCATCCCCATCGATGACAGCGAAACAATCAGCGAACTGGACCGCACGGTCCGGTCGGGCGATACCGTCAGCTACACCGTCCGCTCCGGCGAACGAGAACGGGTGGTCCGGCTGCGCCTGATCCCCACCTTGTCCGGCTTCCGCCCCTGGTTCAGCCTGATCACCGATCTGCTGGTGGCCGCGGCCTTCCTGGGCATCGGCTTCCTGGTGTTCACCCGCCGAGCCGAGGATCTCCGCGCCCGCCTGTTCTTCATTTTTTCCATGTCCGCCGGCTGCAGTTATCTGCTGATCCCGATCATCCTCCAGCCGAACCTGTCGCCCATCGGCATCCGGTTCGTGGCCGTCGGCATGTACGCCCTGAGCCTGCCGATCATGGTGATCGTCACGTACCTGCTCTCCACAAGCCTGCTGCATCTGGCGTTGGTGTTTCCGAAGCCGCTTCGCCTGGTGCAGCGGCGGCCCGAACTCAGCGCCTGGATTTACGCACTGCCGGTCACCCTGATCGCGTTGTTGTTTTTGACCGGATTGTTCGTCGGCTTGCTGGAAGGCCTGTTCAACGACGGGATGACGCGGCTCGGCCCATTCGTCGGCCTGGTGTTGCTGGGCGCGGCCGCGGCGCTGGCCGTCCGCCTCCGTCAACGCTTCAGCGAGGGCGGCTGGCTCACCGGCTGGGTGCGGCACCCGTGGCCGACGGCGGCCTGCACCATCATCGTCTACCTGGCGCTGACGGTGGGCGGCCTGGGGCTCCTGGCGGGGATCGGCCTGTCCGACGGCTTGCCCGTGGGTTGGGGCTTTCTGCTGATCGGCAGCGTGCTGCTGGCATTCATCGCCATTCCCTTCGTTTACCCCGGCCTGGCCTGCGTCGCCCTGGTGGCCGGCTACCGCCAGGCCGACGTCGAGGAGAAGCGCCAGCTCCGCTGGCCGCTGTGGGGCACCATCGTGGCGCTGGCGGGCACGGTGCTGGTGGGGCTGACGGTGTACGTCTTCACGCTGCTGCCCCTCGGCGGCATCGGCCGGCACCTGAACATGAGCTACCTGGTGATCAAGGCGCTGTACGTGCTGATTCCCATCTCGTTCGCCATCGGCATCTTCAAGTACCGGCTGATGGACATCGACGTCATCATCCGCAAGACGGTGATCTACACGGCGGTCACGGGCATCCTGCTCGTCGCCTTCTTCGCCCAGGCCGCCGTCGCTGGCGCGTTCCTGGCGCTGTTGACGGGCACCCAGAGCCTCTGGGGGATCGTGCTCGCCACCCTGGGCGCCGGCGCGCTCCTGCTGCCCCTGCACCGCCGCGTCCAGCGATTCGTCGACCGCCGCTTTTTCAAGAGCAAGTTCGATTACCCCCGGGCCCTGGCCGCGATGGAGCACGCCGCGGCCGAGGCGACGGAGCGCGGCGTGCTGACGCGCCGCCTGGCGGAGATGACCCTGGCCGCCATGCATTGCCGCGCGCTGGCCGTGTTCCTCCAGACCGACGCATCCCGCTCGTACCGGATCGTGGAGGCCATCGGCATGCCGGACGGCTGGGCGGAGCGGGGGCTCCTGGCGGCGGAGGCCGCCTTCGCGGACTCTCGGACCGTCCACCGCGAGGAACTGGCCCCGGCGGCCGCCCGGCTCTGGCAGAAGATGGGGTTGGAAGTCGCCGCGCCCGTCCGTGTCGGCGGTGCGGCCGCCGGCCTGCTGGCGGTGGGCCGGAAACAGCCGGCGCGGCATCTGGAGGAGGAGGACCTCGACTTCCTCGTCCAGGCGGCGGGCGTGCTGGGCGACGGGTTGGCCCGGCTCCGCCTGCGGCAGCAGCACCAGGATCTGGAGCTGGCCCGCGACATCCAGCGGCAGTTGCTGCCTCAGCAGATCCCCGTGCGGGCGGGAATGGAGATCGCCGCCGCGTGGCAGCCGTCCCGCGGGGTGGGCGGCGACTACTACGACGTGATCGAGCTGGGCGACGGCCGGCTGGCCGTCGCCCTCGCCGACGTGGCCGGCAAGGGGATGTCCGCGGCACTGCTCATGTCCAACCAGCAGGCGGCTCTGCGCGCCCTGACCGGCCTGGGCCTGCCGCCCCGGGAGCTGTGCGAGCGCCTGAACCGGACGCTGCATCCCCAGATGCCCGCCGGACGGTTCATCACCCTGTTCTACGCGGAGTACGATCCGGCGTCGCGCCGCCTGACGTACGTCAACGCCGGCCACTGTCCGCCACTGCTGGTGCGGCCGGACGGCCGGGCGCAGCGGCTGGAGGAAGGCGGCCTGTTCCTCGGCCCCTTCCCGAAGCGCGGCTACGTCCAGGGCGCAGTCGAACTGGCGCCCGGCGACCGGCTGGTGCTCTACACCGACGGCGTGGCGGAAGCGGAAGACGGCCGGCAGGAACAGTTCGGGGAGGATCGGCTTCTGGCGATGGTCCGCGACGGCATCGTCCTGTCCGCGGCGGAGCTGGTCCGACGGATCGAGGCGGCTGTGCAGGACCATTGCAACGGCGAGCCCCAGGACGACCTGACGCTGCTCGTCCTGGCGGTGGTCTGA